One window of the Streptomyces asoensis genome contains the following:
- the lanKC gene encoding class III lanthionine synthetase LanKC yields the protein MLDFRFLEFCRPDKIFYDVPDTEKAEDDFEVSLPQGWGIERGRDWTVCRPSDPTGRPEQGWKIHVAGTLDTAHELLGAVVPYLVERGVMFKFIRSAAVLRRRNSKNGERTASGKFITVYPHGDRHTEQLLHGMEELVGGTPGPYILTDLRWKQGPLYVRYGAYVWKSTRDVRGVMVPAMTGPDGSLVPDERRPVFRPPSWLEIPAFLHEALEARKQGTLADFPFRIRAALHFSNGGGIYRATEIGTGRDVLLREARPWAGVDAEWGDAVTRMKREHWALERLRGLPCIPEVIAYVTGHEHDYLAREYVEGASLTPLMATRHPYATGDRSAEACRAYRTWALNVLRRVEDGLNAMHERGVVFGDLSLANVLVTDSDQVRFIDLETATPADEAKPQTLGSLGFRAPEHLTGCDIDRYALAVLKLALFIPVPQAVPWGARKVRQLVDQMVRDFEVPAEFVDSILAWLSPENLPTRNECAVTWPERAEHSDLEARIAGSVVAAATTDRMDRLYPGDPMQFMNPGGGIAFAFGAAGTLWALSRTGHTVPADHVQWLVDRVKTGEDGDGPGFTGGLAGLSHALDALGEHELATDVLERALARADEQGVTDSFATGRSGLALAALFHHQVTRDAKWLDAAVDLAARMEQGPHHARRVGLLHGRTGPALLHMHLHRATGDPASLAWAAAELSRDLQILNRARRIGPGLDGTGGMAVVARAAVRFGADELRDAHEKLVRSLDQIATGFGLWGGRAGTVLARADHGLPTDAHVHSLGWDAVFLRDDSVDFIGDRRFRLSTDLSTGSVAALLALASTREQTTVFPFLGRDLE from the coding sequence ATGCTCGACTTCCGGTTCCTCGAGTTCTGTCGGCCCGACAAAATTTTCTATGATGTGCCTGACACGGAGAAGGCGGAGGACGACTTCGAAGTCTCCCTGCCCCAAGGGTGGGGCATCGAGCGCGGTCGGGACTGGACCGTATGTCGTCCGTCCGATCCCACCGGGCGTCCGGAGCAGGGCTGGAAGATCCATGTCGCAGGCACTCTTGACACGGCCCACGAGCTGCTTGGAGCGGTCGTTCCGTATCTGGTCGAACGCGGAGTGATGTTCAAGTTCATACGCAGCGCCGCTGTGCTCAGGCGCCGCAACTCGAAGAACGGCGAGCGTACCGCCAGCGGCAAGTTCATCACCGTCTACCCGCACGGCGACCGGCACACCGAGCAACTCCTGCACGGTATGGAGGAGTTGGTCGGAGGAACCCCCGGCCCTTACATCCTCACCGATCTGCGCTGGAAGCAAGGGCCGCTCTACGTCCGCTACGGGGCCTATGTGTGGAAGTCGACACGCGACGTGCGCGGAGTGATGGTTCCGGCGATGACCGGCCCCGACGGCAGCCTTGTACCCGACGAGCGCCGACCGGTGTTCCGGCCACCCTCCTGGTTGGAGATCCCGGCGTTCCTGCACGAGGCGCTGGAGGCCCGCAAGCAGGGCACCCTGGCAGACTTCCCGTTCCGGATCCGTGCAGCCCTGCACTTTTCCAATGGCGGTGGTATCTACCGGGCGACTGAGATCGGTACCGGACGAGACGTACTGCTGCGCGAGGCACGCCCGTGGGCCGGCGTCGATGCGGAGTGGGGGGACGCGGTCACCCGCATGAAACGCGAGCACTGGGCATTGGAGCGGCTGCGTGGCCTCCCGTGCATCCCCGAGGTCATTGCCTATGTGACCGGGCACGAGCACGACTATCTGGCCCGTGAGTACGTCGAAGGTGCCTCGCTGACCCCATTGATGGCGACTCGCCATCCATACGCCACCGGCGACCGCAGCGCCGAAGCTTGCCGCGCGTACCGTACCTGGGCACTGAACGTCCTGCGGAGAGTCGAGGACGGGCTGAACGCCATGCACGAACGTGGTGTCGTGTTCGGCGATTTGAGCCTCGCCAATGTGCTCGTCACGGACAGCGATCAGGTCCGGTTCATCGACCTGGAGACGGCGACCCCCGCGGACGAGGCCAAACCGCAGACCCTGGGCAGCCTCGGCTTCAGGGCACCCGAGCACCTGACCGGATGTGACATTGATCGGTACGCGCTCGCCGTTCTCAAGCTCGCCCTGTTCATCCCGGTCCCGCAAGCGGTGCCCTGGGGCGCCCGCAAGGTACGTCAGCTGGTGGACCAGATGGTGCGCGACTTCGAGGTACCTGCCGAGTTCGTCGACTCGATCCTCGCCTGGCTCAGCCCCGAGAACCTGCCGACACGGAACGAGTGCGCCGTCACCTGGCCCGAGCGAGCGGAACACTCCGACCTGGAGGCGCGCATCGCCGGTTCGGTCGTTGCGGCCGCCACGACAGACCGCATGGACCGGCTGTACCCGGGTGATCCAATGCAGTTCATGAATCCTGGTGGTGGCATCGCCTTCGCCTTCGGCGCCGCGGGCACCCTGTGGGCCCTTTCCCGCACTGGTCACACGGTGCCCGCCGACCACGTCCAGTGGCTGGTCGACCGAGTCAAGACAGGCGAGGACGGTGACGGGCCCGGCTTCACCGGCGGTCTCGCCGGCCTGAGTCACGCTCTCGATGCCCTCGGCGAACATGAGCTGGCCACGGATGTGCTGGAGCGGGCCCTGGCTCGGGCTGACGAGCAGGGTGTCACCGACTCCTTCGCCACGGGCCGCTCAGGCCTGGCGCTGGCCGCTCTTTTCCATCATCAGGTAACCCGTGACGCAAAATGGCTAGACGCCGCCGTCGACCTCGCCGCTCGAATGGAGCAAGGTCCGCACCACGCTCGCCGCGTAGGACTCCTGCACGGTCGTACCGGGCCTGCCCTGCTTCATATGCATCTGCACCGTGCCACTGGTGACCCGGCGTCTCTGGCCTGGGCGGCCGCTGAGCTGAGCCGTGACCTGCAGATACTGAACCGGGCGAGGCGGATCGGGCCCGGACTCGACGGAACGGGCGGAATGGCCGTCGTCGCCAGGGCTGCTGTGCGGTTCGGGGCCGACGAACTGCGAGATGCGCACGAGAAGTTGGTGCGGTCGCTGGACCAGATAGCCACCGGATTCGGTCTCTGGGGAGGCAGGGCGGGGACTGTCCTCGCCCGTGCAGACCACGGACTGCCCACCGATGCCCATGTGCACTCGCTCGGCTGGGATGCGGTCTTCTTGCGGGACGATTCCGTCGACTTCATCGGCGACCGCCGCTTTCGGCTGTCCACCGACCTCTCCACCGGCTCTGTCGCGGCGCTGCTCGCCCTGGCCAGCACCCGTGAACAGACAACGGTATTCCCCTTCCTGGGGCGAGACCTTGAGTGA
- a CDS encoding 2OG-Fe(II) oxygenase, protein MTPSFKTETYAVFDDFLSIDILRSVRDRMADERFVYLKNVWQPKNFYRLVEGDPLVGQTVYYNHPKVPKGFASHPSGKSADAVVEALLGAEESLATWIGLRGSAWDFFTCTPYLYPAGSGLSWHDDAKDRVGSYVLYVHDDWKSSWGAELLIATDVGDRRASVERYQGVNTDLGHYVTAVPNRLVVIKAGTPHAVRSVSTRAGENLRMSMTGFFQPLPQSLREA, encoded by the coding sequence ATGACACCGAGCTTCAAAACAGAAACCTACGCGGTGTTCGATGATTTCCTCAGCATCGATATCCTACGATCTGTTCGGGATCGCATGGCAGACGAGCGTTTTGTCTATCTGAAGAACGTCTGGCAGCCGAAAAATTTTTACCGTCTTGTCGAAGGGGACCCGCTGGTCGGTCAGACGGTTTACTACAATCATCCGAAGGTGCCCAAGGGCTTCGCCTCCCACCCCTCGGGAAAATCGGCGGATGCCGTGGTCGAGGCTCTCCTCGGAGCCGAGGAGAGCCTCGCCACATGGATTGGCCTGAGAGGGAGTGCATGGGACTTCTTCACCTGCACGCCCTACCTCTACCCCGCGGGTTCAGGCCTTTCCTGGCACGATGATGCGAAGGACAGAGTCGGCTCCTACGTTTTGTACGTGCACGACGACTGGAAGTCGTCCTGGGGTGCCGAACTGCTGATAGCCACAGATGTGGGCGACCGCAGGGCATCGGTCGAGCGCTATCAGGGCGTCAACACCGACCTCGGGCATTACGTCACGGCTGTCCCCAACCGACTGGTGGTCATCAAGGCGGGCACTCCCCACGCGGTCAGGAGCGTGAGCACCCGTGCCGGTGAGAATCTGAGGATGTCTATGACGGGTTTCTTCCAGCCCCTGCCGCAGAGTTTGCGGGAAGCGTGA
- a CDS encoding ABC transporter ATP-binding protein, with translation MARQSGRVLWLRVLKLLALHRGRLIASFSVVLSSVALTMTSTVLLKRVVDVALPRHDVRLLSILCSVMLLAVVLTSLCMVVTARLNHTIGQGLVHRLRGDIFRATQRMPLEHFSTHSVSGVQTRIANDVEGISNVVTFAAQGMVASAAALVTSAAIMFILSWPIALVSLSVAVALNILNNRYAKKRRSLTHAQQGKASDMVHFIGEHLSLSGVLLGRTLGREHWQLERFEGMSREAADTAIQERLAGRTALATISMTLAVLPILAYWAAGTVLHGISLGAVIVITALQAQISMPIQQLMQLSADVQSSRALFERIFHLIDLPDSSPRQQASIAEAKQRAPVADIRVIDAEFSYAGRTGKALDSINLTLPAGSRVFVTGESGSGKSTLALLLAGLITPQAGSVSAYWASGHAAESVRAVATLVPQESTLFNLSIRENLAFGDPSCTLERMTAALRTVELDRLLARLPDGLDTIVGDRGAKVSGGERQRIAVARALLADYPILVFDEFSSGLDGATSEAVFEGLLQRIQDKTLIVVAHRLPTLREGDTILTMHAGRVTEVSTWQGARR, from the coding sequence ATGGCTCGTCAGAGCGGCCGCGTTCTGTGGCTACGTGTGCTGAAATTGTTGGCCCTTCACCGGGGGAGGCTCATCGCCTCGTTCTCCGTTGTCCTTTCCTCCGTGGCGCTCACCATGACCAGCACGGTTCTGCTCAAGCGCGTTGTGGACGTGGCGCTTCCCCGGCACGACGTCCGCCTGCTGAGCATCCTCTGCTCCGTCATGCTGCTGGCTGTGGTGCTGACATCGCTCTGCATGGTGGTGACGGCACGGCTCAATCACACGATCGGTCAGGGACTTGTGCACAGGCTGCGCGGGGACATCTTCCGGGCCACGCAACGTATGCCTTTGGAGCACTTCTCGACCCACTCGGTCTCCGGAGTCCAGACCCGCATTGCCAACGATGTCGAGGGCATCAGCAATGTGGTCACCTTTGCCGCGCAGGGAATGGTGGCTTCGGCGGCGGCGCTGGTCACATCCGCTGCCATCATGTTCATCCTGAGCTGGCCCATTGCCCTGGTGTCACTCTCGGTGGCCGTGGCCCTGAACATCCTGAACAACCGGTATGCCAAGAAGCGCCGCAGCCTCACCCACGCCCAACAGGGCAAGGCCTCGGACATGGTCCACTTCATCGGCGAGCATCTGTCTCTCTCGGGTGTGCTTCTGGGGAGGACATTGGGCCGTGAACACTGGCAGCTCGAGCGTTTCGAGGGCATGTCGAGGGAAGCTGCTGACACCGCCATCCAAGAACGTCTGGCAGGTCGGACAGCGCTCGCGACGATCTCTATGACCCTGGCCGTGCTGCCGATCCTGGCCTACTGGGCCGCCGGCACCGTCTTGCACGGCATATCGCTGGGCGCGGTGATCGTTATCACTGCCCTTCAGGCTCAAATCTCCATGCCGATCCAGCAGTTGATGCAGCTGTCGGCGGATGTGCAGAGTTCCAGAGCACTGTTCGAGCGTATCTTCCACTTGATCGACCTGCCGGACTCATCGCCGAGGCAGCAGGCGAGCATTGCCGAAGCCAAGCAGCGGGCACCGGTGGCCGACATCCGGGTCATCGACGCAGAGTTCAGCTACGCAGGACGCACCGGGAAGGCCCTGGACTCGATCAACCTCACCCTGCCGGCCGGTAGTCGTGTCTTCGTCACCGGAGAGTCCGGGTCGGGCAAGAGCACCCTGGCTCTTCTGCTGGCCGGACTGATCACTCCTCAGGCGGGCTCGGTGTCCGCCTACTGGGCGAGCGGACACGCGGCTGAGAGTGTGAGAGCCGTGGCAACTCTCGTTCCCCAGGAGTCGACCCTCTTCAATCTGTCCATCCGGGAGAACCTGGCCTTCGGTGACCCATCCTGCACCCTCGAACGTATGACCGCCGCGCTCCGCACAGTGGAACTCGATCGTCTGCTTGCACGTCTCCCGGACGGATTGGACACGATCGTGGGTGATCGTGGCGCCAAGGTCTCGGGTGGCGAGCGGCAGAGAATTGCGGTTGCCCGCGCCTTGCTCGCGGACTATCCCATTCTTGTTTTCGACGAATTCTCGAGCGGGCTCGATGGAGCCACGTCGGAGGCCGTATTCGAGGGTCTGCTGCAAAGAATCCAAGACAAGACGCTCATTGTGGTCGCGCACAGATTGCCTACTCTGCGCGAGGGCGACACGATCCTGACGATGCATGCGGGTCGGGTTACTGAGGTGAGCACGTGGCAAGGTGCCCGCCGCTGA
- a CDS encoding ABC transporter ATP-binding protein — MSSTTPLLDVSGLTKHFPIKGGFPIRRTVGAVQAVDGLDFQVAEGESLGLVGESGCGKSTTGRLITRLLEPTGGRISYRGEDITHAGRKQLAPIRSEIQMIFQDPYASLNPRQTVGKIISGPMEINDIHPAGGREGRVRELLEIVGLNPEHYNRFPHEFSGGQRQRIGVARALALEPKLIVADEPVSALDVSIQAQVVNLLQKVQRDLGIAFVFIAHDLAVVRHFSQRVAVMYLGRIVEIADRDDLYGNPRHPYTRALLSAVPEATVQDEGVPGRERIRLVGDVPSPINPPSGCRFRTRCWKATEKCATEAPPLVQVEGNKPGHLTACHYPETTDVPATVPAPRLTKDPEAAA; from the coding sequence ATGAGCAGCACCACCCCCCTCCTGGACGTCAGCGGCCTGACCAAGCACTTCCCGATCAAGGGCGGCTTCCCGATCCGGCGTACGGTCGGTGCCGTGCAGGCCGTCGACGGGCTGGACTTCCAGGTCGCCGAGGGCGAGAGCCTGGGCCTGGTCGGCGAGTCCGGCTGCGGCAAGTCGACGACGGGCCGGCTGATCACCCGGCTGCTGGAGCCGACCGGCGGCCGGATCTCCTACCGTGGCGAGGACATCACGCACGCGGGCCGTAAGCAGCTGGCCCCGATCCGCTCCGAGATCCAGATGATCTTCCAGGACCCCTACGCGTCGCTCAACCCGCGCCAGACGGTCGGCAAGATCATCTCCGGGCCGATGGAGATCAACGACATCCACCCGGCCGGCGGGCGCGAGGGGCGCGTGCGCGAGCTGCTGGAGATCGTCGGTCTCAACCCCGAGCACTACAACCGCTTCCCGCACGAGTTCTCCGGCGGTCAGCGCCAGCGCATCGGTGTCGCCCGGGCGCTGGCGCTCGAGCCGAAGCTGATCGTGGCCGACGAGCCGGTCTCCGCGCTCGACGTGTCCATCCAGGCGCAGGTCGTCAACCTGCTCCAGAAGGTCCAGCGGGACCTGGGCATCGCGTTCGTCTTCATCGCCCACGACCTGGCCGTCGTACGGCACTTCTCGCAGCGCGTGGCGGTCATGTACCTCGGCCGGATCGTCGAGATCGCCGACCGCGACGACCTGTACGGCAACCCGCGCCACCCCTACACCCGGGCGCTGCTGTCCGCCGTGCCCGAGGCCACCGTGCAGGACGAGGGGGTCCCGGGCCGTGAGCGCATCCGCCTCGTCGGTGACGTGCCCTCGCCCATCAACCCGCCCTCCGGCTGCCGCTTCCGCACCCGCTGCTGGAAGGCGACGGAGAAGTGCGCGACCGAGGCGCCGCCGCTGGTGCAGGTCGAGGGCAATAAGCCCGGCCACCTGACGGCGTGCCACTATCCCGAGACGACGGACGTCCCGGCCACCGTGCCGGCTCCCCGTCTCACCAAGGACCCCGAGGCGGCGGCCTGA